The following proteins are encoded in a genomic region of Drosophila willistoni isolate 14030-0811.24 chromosome 3R, UCI_dwil_1.1, whole genome shotgun sequence:
- the LOC26528816 gene encoding nocturnin isoform X1: MEFLMKTSRLIVTSKTFARRVAVPIPSKVRMAKFNASQRHSHSLFIFSIILRKILYRKPEALMGSFNSAPKINNVDSQDDGLELPKGLSTPALLQHVQQLRGGGLEQPSLLNRYFVKSTVPDDDDEDVTDGLRCLKLNSVSRVCSAPVEGDGTQTIRLLQWNILSQTLGQHNDGFVRCPEEALTWQHRKYLIVQEILQNQPDVICLQEVDHFKFLQTVLGSQNYAGIFFPKPDSPCLYIEQNNGPDGCAIFYKRDKFQLMGYDTRILEVWRVQSNQVAIATRLRIKSSGQEFCVCTTHLKARHGALLAKLRNEQGRDLIRFVKQFAGESPLLLCGDFNAEPIEPIYATILNCDLMKLGSAYADMKMDREKILEPCDDANEWVSQSIKREPPYTTWKIREEGEVCHTIDYVFYTPEQLKIKNCLAFPDGEEIGKNRTPSYQYPSDHFSLVCDFELINDNVDGAGTEAKTHDIIQ, translated from the exons ATGGAGTTTCTTATGAAAACTTCGCGTCTGATAGTCACATCGAAGACTTTTGCAAGGCGTGTGGCTGTGCCCATACCCAG CAAAGTGAGAATGGCCAAATTCAATGCAAGTCAACGTCATAGTCATAGTCTATTCATTTTTAGTATAATACTAAGAAAAATTCTATATAGAAAACCCGAGGCTTT AATGGGCTCATTCAATTCGGCACCCAAAATCAATAATGTTGACTCTCAGGATGATGGTTTGGAACTGCCCAAAGGATTAAGTACTCCAGCTTTGTTACAGCATGTCCAACAACTGCGAGGCGGTGGCCTGGAGCAGCCATCGCTATTGAATCGGTATTTTGTTAAGTCCACGGTtccagatgatgatgatgaagatgtcACCGATGGATTGCGTTGCCTAAAATTGAATTCAGTTTCACGTG TTTGCAGTGCTCCAGTTGAAGGTGATGGTACTCAGACTATACGTCTATTACAATGGAATATCTTATCGCAAA CTCTTGGCCAGCATAATGATGGCTTTGTACGTTGTCCCGAGGAAGCCTTAACCTGGCAACATCGTAAATATCTGATTGTTCAGGAGATATTGCAAAATCAGCCGGATGTTATTTGTCTGCAA gaagTGGATCATTTCAAGTTTTTGCAAACTGTATTGGGCAGTCAAAATTATGCTGGCATTTTCTTTCCCAAACCGGATTCACCATGTTTGTATATAGAGCAAAATAATGGACCAGATGGATGCGCTATATTCTACAAACGCGATAAATTTCAATTGATGGGCTATGATACTCGCATTCTGGAGGTATGGCGAGTCCAAAGCAATCAAGTGGCTATTGCCACTAGACTTCGAATAAAATCATCGGGCCAAGAGTTCTGTGTGTGTACTACCCATTTGAAGGCTCGTCATGGTGCCCTTTTGGCCAAATTGCGCAACGAACAGGGACGAGATTTGATACGTTTCGTAAAGCAATTCGCTGGCGAGAGTCCTTTGCTTCTATGTGGTGATTTCAATGCTGAACCCATTGAACCCATTTATGCCACAATTCTCAATTGCGATCTAATGAAATTGGGCAGTGCCTATGCTGATATGAAAATGGATCGTGAGAAAATCCTAGAACCCTGTGATGATGCCAATGAATGGGTTTCGCAATCGATAAAACGTGAGCCTCCCTATACCACATGGAAAATACGGGAAGAGGGTGAAGTCTGTCATACTATTGACTACGTCTTCTATACACCAGAACAGCTAAAG ATCAAAAACTGTTTGGCCTTTCCCGATGGCGAAGAGATCGGTAAAAATCGTACGCCCAGCTATCAATATCCATCGGATCACTTCTCTTTGGTCTGTGATTTTGAACTGATCAATGATAATGTAGATGGTGCGGGTACAGAAGCTAAAACCCACGACATCATACAATAG
- the LOC26528816 gene encoding nocturnin isoform X5: MEFLMKTSRLIVTSKTFARRVAVPIPRMGSFNSAPKINNVDSQDDGLELPKGLSTPALLQHVQQLRGGGLEQPSLLNRYFVKSTVPDDDDEDVTDGLRCLKLNSVSRVCSAPVEGDGTQTIRLLQWNILSQTLGQHNDGFVRCPEEALTWQHRKYLIVQEILQNQPDVICLQEVDHFKFLQTVLGSQNYAGIFFPKPDSPCLYIEQNNGPDGCAIFYKRDKFQLMGYDTRILEVWRVQSNQVAIATRLRIKSSGQEFCVCTTHLKARHGALLAKLRNEQGRDLIRFVKQFAGESPLLLCGDFNAEPIEPIYATILNCDLMKLGSAYADMKMDREKILEPCDDANEWVSQSIKREPPYTTWKIREEGEVCHTIDYVFYTPEQLKIKNCLAFPDGEEIGKNRTPSYQYPSDHFSLVCDFELINDNVDGAGTEAKTHDIIQ, translated from the exons ATGGAGTTTCTTATGAAAACTTCGCGTCTGATAGTCACATCGAAGACTTTTGCAAGGCGTGTGGCTGTGCCCATACCCAG AATGGGCTCATTCAATTCGGCACCCAAAATCAATAATGTTGACTCTCAGGATGATGGTTTGGAACTGCCCAAAGGATTAAGTACTCCAGCTTTGTTACAGCATGTCCAACAACTGCGAGGCGGTGGCCTGGAGCAGCCATCGCTATTGAATCGGTATTTTGTTAAGTCCACGGTtccagatgatgatgatgaagatgtcACCGATGGATTGCGTTGCCTAAAATTGAATTCAGTTTCACGTG TTTGCAGTGCTCCAGTTGAAGGTGATGGTACTCAGACTATACGTCTATTACAATGGAATATCTTATCGCAAA CTCTTGGCCAGCATAATGATGGCTTTGTACGTTGTCCCGAGGAAGCCTTAACCTGGCAACATCGTAAATATCTGATTGTTCAGGAGATATTGCAAAATCAGCCGGATGTTATTTGTCTGCAA gaagTGGATCATTTCAAGTTTTTGCAAACTGTATTGGGCAGTCAAAATTATGCTGGCATTTTCTTTCCCAAACCGGATTCACCATGTTTGTATATAGAGCAAAATAATGGACCAGATGGATGCGCTATATTCTACAAACGCGATAAATTTCAATTGATGGGCTATGATACTCGCATTCTGGAGGTATGGCGAGTCCAAAGCAATCAAGTGGCTATTGCCACTAGACTTCGAATAAAATCATCGGGCCAAGAGTTCTGTGTGTGTACTACCCATTTGAAGGCTCGTCATGGTGCCCTTTTGGCCAAATTGCGCAACGAACAGGGACGAGATTTGATACGTTTCGTAAAGCAATTCGCTGGCGAGAGTCCTTTGCTTCTATGTGGTGATTTCAATGCTGAACCCATTGAACCCATTTATGCCACAATTCTCAATTGCGATCTAATGAAATTGGGCAGTGCCTATGCTGATATGAAAATGGATCGTGAGAAAATCCTAGAACCCTGTGATGATGCCAATGAATGGGTTTCGCAATCGATAAAACGTGAGCCTCCCTATACCACATGGAAAATACGGGAAGAGGGTGAAGTCTGTCATACTATTGACTACGTCTTCTATACACCAGAACAGCTAAAG ATCAAAAACTGTTTGGCCTTTCCCGATGGCGAAGAGATCGGTAAAAATCGTACGCCCAGCTATCAATATCCATCGGATCACTTCTCTTTGGTCTGTGATTTTGAACTGATCAATGATAATGTAGATGGTGCGGGTACAGAAGCTAAAACCCACGACATCATACAATAG
- the LOC26528816 gene encoding nocturnin isoform X4 encodes MEQTLPMKRANKAPCKNDRKAYLQKVMLTRMGSFNSAPKINNVDSQDDGLELPKGLSTPALLQHVQQLRGGGLEQPSLLNRYFVKSTVPDDDDEDVTDGLRCLKLNSVSRVCSAPVEGDGTQTIRLLQWNILSQTLGQHNDGFVRCPEEALTWQHRKYLIVQEILQNQPDVICLQEVDHFKFLQTVLGSQNYAGIFFPKPDSPCLYIEQNNGPDGCAIFYKRDKFQLMGYDTRILEVWRVQSNQVAIATRLRIKSSGQEFCVCTTHLKARHGALLAKLRNEQGRDLIRFVKQFAGESPLLLCGDFNAEPIEPIYATILNCDLMKLGSAYADMKMDREKILEPCDDANEWVSQSIKREPPYTTWKIREEGEVCHTIDYVFYTPEQLKIKNCLAFPDGEEIGKNRTPSYQYPSDHFSLVCDFELINDNVDGAGTEAKTHDIIQ; translated from the exons ATGGAGCAAACTTTGCCTATGAAACGTGCCAATAAGGCTCCCTGTAAGAACGATCGTAAGGCCTACCTGCAAAAGGTGATGTTGACCAG AATGGGCTCATTCAATTCGGCACCCAAAATCAATAATGTTGACTCTCAGGATGATGGTTTGGAACTGCCCAAAGGATTAAGTACTCCAGCTTTGTTACAGCATGTCCAACAACTGCGAGGCGGTGGCCTGGAGCAGCCATCGCTATTGAATCGGTATTTTGTTAAGTCCACGGTtccagatgatgatgatgaagatgtcACCGATGGATTGCGTTGCCTAAAATTGAATTCAGTTTCACGTG TTTGCAGTGCTCCAGTTGAAGGTGATGGTACTCAGACTATACGTCTATTACAATGGAATATCTTATCGCAAA CTCTTGGCCAGCATAATGATGGCTTTGTACGTTGTCCCGAGGAAGCCTTAACCTGGCAACATCGTAAATATCTGATTGTTCAGGAGATATTGCAAAATCAGCCGGATGTTATTTGTCTGCAA gaagTGGATCATTTCAAGTTTTTGCAAACTGTATTGGGCAGTCAAAATTATGCTGGCATTTTCTTTCCCAAACCGGATTCACCATGTTTGTATATAGAGCAAAATAATGGACCAGATGGATGCGCTATATTCTACAAACGCGATAAATTTCAATTGATGGGCTATGATACTCGCATTCTGGAGGTATGGCGAGTCCAAAGCAATCAAGTGGCTATTGCCACTAGACTTCGAATAAAATCATCGGGCCAAGAGTTCTGTGTGTGTACTACCCATTTGAAGGCTCGTCATGGTGCCCTTTTGGCCAAATTGCGCAACGAACAGGGACGAGATTTGATACGTTTCGTAAAGCAATTCGCTGGCGAGAGTCCTTTGCTTCTATGTGGTGATTTCAATGCTGAACCCATTGAACCCATTTATGCCACAATTCTCAATTGCGATCTAATGAAATTGGGCAGTGCCTATGCTGATATGAAAATGGATCGTGAGAAAATCCTAGAACCCTGTGATGATGCCAATGAATGGGTTTCGCAATCGATAAAACGTGAGCCTCCCTATACCACATGGAAAATACGGGAAGAGGGTGAAGTCTGTCATACTATTGACTACGTCTTCTATACACCAGAACAGCTAAAG ATCAAAAACTGTTTGGCCTTTCCCGATGGCGAAGAGATCGGTAAAAATCGTACGCCCAGCTATCAATATCCATCGGATCACTTCTCTTTGGTCTGTGATTTTGAACTGATCAATGATAATGTAGATGGTGCGGGTACAGAAGCTAAAACCCACGACATCATACAATAG
- the LOC26528816 gene encoding nocturnin isoform X2: MKLISTLVYFVVAFYKFFKKFFKVRMAKFNASQRHSHSLFIFSIILRKILYRKPEALMGSFNSAPKINNVDSQDDGLELPKGLSTPALLQHVQQLRGGGLEQPSLLNRYFVKSTVPDDDDEDVTDGLRCLKLNSVSRVCSAPVEGDGTQTIRLLQWNILSQTLGQHNDGFVRCPEEALTWQHRKYLIVQEILQNQPDVICLQEVDHFKFLQTVLGSQNYAGIFFPKPDSPCLYIEQNNGPDGCAIFYKRDKFQLMGYDTRILEVWRVQSNQVAIATRLRIKSSGQEFCVCTTHLKARHGALLAKLRNEQGRDLIRFVKQFAGESPLLLCGDFNAEPIEPIYATILNCDLMKLGSAYADMKMDREKILEPCDDANEWVSQSIKREPPYTTWKIREEGEVCHTIDYVFYTPEQLKIKNCLAFPDGEEIGKNRTPSYQYPSDHFSLVCDFELINDNVDGAGTEAKTHDIIQ; encoded by the exons CAAAGTGAGAATGGCCAAATTCAATGCAAGTCAACGTCATAGTCATAGTCTATTCATTTTTAGTATAATACTAAGAAAAATTCTATATAGAAAACCCGAGGCTTT AATGGGCTCATTCAATTCGGCACCCAAAATCAATAATGTTGACTCTCAGGATGATGGTTTGGAACTGCCCAAAGGATTAAGTACTCCAGCTTTGTTACAGCATGTCCAACAACTGCGAGGCGGTGGCCTGGAGCAGCCATCGCTATTGAATCGGTATTTTGTTAAGTCCACGGTtccagatgatgatgatgaagatgtcACCGATGGATTGCGTTGCCTAAAATTGAATTCAGTTTCACGTG TTTGCAGTGCTCCAGTTGAAGGTGATGGTACTCAGACTATACGTCTATTACAATGGAATATCTTATCGCAAA CTCTTGGCCAGCATAATGATGGCTTTGTACGTTGTCCCGAGGAAGCCTTAACCTGGCAACATCGTAAATATCTGATTGTTCAGGAGATATTGCAAAATCAGCCGGATGTTATTTGTCTGCAA gaagTGGATCATTTCAAGTTTTTGCAAACTGTATTGGGCAGTCAAAATTATGCTGGCATTTTCTTTCCCAAACCGGATTCACCATGTTTGTATATAGAGCAAAATAATGGACCAGATGGATGCGCTATATTCTACAAACGCGATAAATTTCAATTGATGGGCTATGATACTCGCATTCTGGAGGTATGGCGAGTCCAAAGCAATCAAGTGGCTATTGCCACTAGACTTCGAATAAAATCATCGGGCCAAGAGTTCTGTGTGTGTACTACCCATTTGAAGGCTCGTCATGGTGCCCTTTTGGCCAAATTGCGCAACGAACAGGGACGAGATTTGATACGTTTCGTAAAGCAATTCGCTGGCGAGAGTCCTTTGCTTCTATGTGGTGATTTCAATGCTGAACCCATTGAACCCATTTATGCCACAATTCTCAATTGCGATCTAATGAAATTGGGCAGTGCCTATGCTGATATGAAAATGGATCGTGAGAAAATCCTAGAACCCTGTGATGATGCCAATGAATGGGTTTCGCAATCGATAAAACGTGAGCCTCCCTATACCACATGGAAAATACGGGAAGAGGGTGAAGTCTGTCATACTATTGACTACGTCTTCTATACACCAGAACAGCTAAAG ATCAAAAACTGTTTGGCCTTTCCCGATGGCGAAGAGATCGGTAAAAATCGTACGCCCAGCTATCAATATCCATCGGATCACTTCTCTTTGGTCTGTGATTTTGAACTGATCAATGATAATGTAGATGGTGCGGGTACAGAAGCTAAAACCCACGACATCATACAATAG
- the LOC26528816 gene encoding nocturnin isoform X3, producing MAKFNASQRHSHSLFIFSIILRKILYRKPEALMGSFNSAPKINNVDSQDDGLELPKGLSTPALLQHVQQLRGGGLEQPSLLNRYFVKSTVPDDDDEDVTDGLRCLKLNSVSRVCSAPVEGDGTQTIRLLQWNILSQTLGQHNDGFVRCPEEALTWQHRKYLIVQEILQNQPDVICLQEVDHFKFLQTVLGSQNYAGIFFPKPDSPCLYIEQNNGPDGCAIFYKRDKFQLMGYDTRILEVWRVQSNQVAIATRLRIKSSGQEFCVCTTHLKARHGALLAKLRNEQGRDLIRFVKQFAGESPLLLCGDFNAEPIEPIYATILNCDLMKLGSAYADMKMDREKILEPCDDANEWVSQSIKREPPYTTWKIREEGEVCHTIDYVFYTPEQLKIKNCLAFPDGEEIGKNRTPSYQYPSDHFSLVCDFELINDNVDGAGTEAKTHDIIQ from the exons ATGGCCAAATTCAATGCAAGTCAACGTCATAGTCATAGTCTATTCATTTTTAGTATAATACTAAGAAAAATTCTATATAGAAAACCCGAGGCTTT AATGGGCTCATTCAATTCGGCACCCAAAATCAATAATGTTGACTCTCAGGATGATGGTTTGGAACTGCCCAAAGGATTAAGTACTCCAGCTTTGTTACAGCATGTCCAACAACTGCGAGGCGGTGGCCTGGAGCAGCCATCGCTATTGAATCGGTATTTTGTTAAGTCCACGGTtccagatgatgatgatgaagatgtcACCGATGGATTGCGTTGCCTAAAATTGAATTCAGTTTCACGTG TTTGCAGTGCTCCAGTTGAAGGTGATGGTACTCAGACTATACGTCTATTACAATGGAATATCTTATCGCAAA CTCTTGGCCAGCATAATGATGGCTTTGTACGTTGTCCCGAGGAAGCCTTAACCTGGCAACATCGTAAATATCTGATTGTTCAGGAGATATTGCAAAATCAGCCGGATGTTATTTGTCTGCAA gaagTGGATCATTTCAAGTTTTTGCAAACTGTATTGGGCAGTCAAAATTATGCTGGCATTTTCTTTCCCAAACCGGATTCACCATGTTTGTATATAGAGCAAAATAATGGACCAGATGGATGCGCTATATTCTACAAACGCGATAAATTTCAATTGATGGGCTATGATACTCGCATTCTGGAGGTATGGCGAGTCCAAAGCAATCAAGTGGCTATTGCCACTAGACTTCGAATAAAATCATCGGGCCAAGAGTTCTGTGTGTGTACTACCCATTTGAAGGCTCGTCATGGTGCCCTTTTGGCCAAATTGCGCAACGAACAGGGACGAGATTTGATACGTTTCGTAAAGCAATTCGCTGGCGAGAGTCCTTTGCTTCTATGTGGTGATTTCAATGCTGAACCCATTGAACCCATTTATGCCACAATTCTCAATTGCGATCTAATGAAATTGGGCAGTGCCTATGCTGATATGAAAATGGATCGTGAGAAAATCCTAGAACCCTGTGATGATGCCAATGAATGGGTTTCGCAATCGATAAAACGTGAGCCTCCCTATACCACATGGAAAATACGGGAAGAGGGTGAAGTCTGTCATACTATTGACTACGTCTTCTATACACCAGAACAGCTAAAG ATCAAAAACTGTTTGGCCTTTCCCGATGGCGAAGAGATCGGTAAAAATCGTACGCCCAGCTATCAATATCCATCGGATCACTTCTCTTTGGTCTGTGATTTTGAACTGATCAATGATAATGTAGATGGTGCGGGTACAGAAGCTAAAACCCACGACATCATACAATAG
- the LOC26528816 gene encoding nocturnin isoform X6, with product MKLISTLVYFVVAFYKFFKKFLMGSFNSAPKINNVDSQDDGLELPKGLSTPALLQHVQQLRGGGLEQPSLLNRYFVKSTVPDDDDEDVTDGLRCLKLNSVSRVCSAPVEGDGTQTIRLLQWNILSQTLGQHNDGFVRCPEEALTWQHRKYLIVQEILQNQPDVICLQEVDHFKFLQTVLGSQNYAGIFFPKPDSPCLYIEQNNGPDGCAIFYKRDKFQLMGYDTRILEVWRVQSNQVAIATRLRIKSSGQEFCVCTTHLKARHGALLAKLRNEQGRDLIRFVKQFAGESPLLLCGDFNAEPIEPIYATILNCDLMKLGSAYADMKMDREKILEPCDDANEWVSQSIKREPPYTTWKIREEGEVCHTIDYVFYTPEQLKIKNCLAFPDGEEIGKNRTPSYQYPSDHFSLVCDFELINDNVDGAGTEAKTHDIIQ from the exons AATGGGCTCATTCAATTCGGCACCCAAAATCAATAATGTTGACTCTCAGGATGATGGTTTGGAACTGCCCAAAGGATTAAGTACTCCAGCTTTGTTACAGCATGTCCAACAACTGCGAGGCGGTGGCCTGGAGCAGCCATCGCTATTGAATCGGTATTTTGTTAAGTCCACGGTtccagatgatgatgatgaagatgtcACCGATGGATTGCGTTGCCTAAAATTGAATTCAGTTTCACGTG TTTGCAGTGCTCCAGTTGAAGGTGATGGTACTCAGACTATACGTCTATTACAATGGAATATCTTATCGCAAA CTCTTGGCCAGCATAATGATGGCTTTGTACGTTGTCCCGAGGAAGCCTTAACCTGGCAACATCGTAAATATCTGATTGTTCAGGAGATATTGCAAAATCAGCCGGATGTTATTTGTCTGCAA gaagTGGATCATTTCAAGTTTTTGCAAACTGTATTGGGCAGTCAAAATTATGCTGGCATTTTCTTTCCCAAACCGGATTCACCATGTTTGTATATAGAGCAAAATAATGGACCAGATGGATGCGCTATATTCTACAAACGCGATAAATTTCAATTGATGGGCTATGATACTCGCATTCTGGAGGTATGGCGAGTCCAAAGCAATCAAGTGGCTATTGCCACTAGACTTCGAATAAAATCATCGGGCCAAGAGTTCTGTGTGTGTACTACCCATTTGAAGGCTCGTCATGGTGCCCTTTTGGCCAAATTGCGCAACGAACAGGGACGAGATTTGATACGTTTCGTAAAGCAATTCGCTGGCGAGAGTCCTTTGCTTCTATGTGGTGATTTCAATGCTGAACCCATTGAACCCATTTATGCCACAATTCTCAATTGCGATCTAATGAAATTGGGCAGTGCCTATGCTGATATGAAAATGGATCGTGAGAAAATCCTAGAACCCTGTGATGATGCCAATGAATGGGTTTCGCAATCGATAAAACGTGAGCCTCCCTATACCACATGGAAAATACGGGAAGAGGGTGAAGTCTGTCATACTATTGACTACGTCTTCTATACACCAGAACAGCTAAAG ATCAAAAACTGTTTGGCCTTTCCCGATGGCGAAGAGATCGGTAAAAATCGTACGCCCAGCTATCAATATCCATCGGATCACTTCTCTTTGGTCTGTGATTTTGAACTGATCAATGATAATGTAGATGGTGCGGGTACAGAAGCTAAAACCCACGACATCATACAATAG
- the LOC6650086 gene encoding succinate dehydrogenase cytochrome b560 subunit, mitochondrial has translation MFALTNTITRSAALRQGLLAAANRQVSLKVVPVESTVKDESYFEKNERLGRKVSPHLTIYQPQLTSILSITHRGTGMALGVGVWALGLGALISSHDISHYVTIVEGLQLSDAQLTAIKFIIAYPAGFHTANGIRHLLWDTGRFLKIKEVYSTGYAMLAASFVLSGILALL, from the exons AT GTTTGCACTCACCAACACAATTACCCGCTCGGCGGCGTTGCGTCAGGGCCTTCTGGCCGCTGCCAATCGCCAAGTATCTCTAAAAGTTGTTCCCGTTGAGTCCACGGTCAAGGATGAGAGCTACTTCGAGAAAAACGAACGCCTGGGACGCAAAGTGTCGCCCCATTTGACCATCTATCAGCCACAGTTGACATCAATTCTATCGATTACCCATCGCGGTACAGGCATGGCTTTGGGCGTTGGTGTTTGGGCCTTAGGCCTGGGTGCTTTGATATCTTCCCACGATATTAGCCACTATGTAACCATTGTGGAGGGACTGCAATTGAGTGACGCCCAGTTGACGGCCATCAAGTTCATCATTGCCTATCCGGCAGGCTTTCACACAGCCAACGGCATTCGCCATTTGCTCTGGGATACTGGCCGTTTCCTCAAAATTAAGGAGGTCTATTCAACCGGTTATGCAATGCTCGCTGCCTCTTTTGTGCTCAGTGGCATCTTGGCTCTGCTTTAA
- the LOC6650087 gene encoding translationally-controlled tumor protein homolog translates to MKVYKDIITGDEMFSDTYKMKLVDEVIYEVYGKLISRTQDDIQLAGSNPSAEEASEGTDTTTESGVDVVLNNRLQECFAFGDKKSYTLYLKDYMKKVLAKLEENAPDQVDVFKTNMNKAMKDILGRFKELQFFTGESMDCDGMVALVEYREIDGQSVPVLMFFKHGLEEEKL, encoded by the coding sequence ATGAAGGTCTACAAGGATATTATTACTGGTGACGAGATGTTCTCCGACACCTACAAAATGAAGCTGGTCGATGAGGTTATCTACGAGGTGTACGGTAAATTGATTTCCCGCACCCAGGACGATATCCAGCTTGCTGGCTCAAATCCATCAGCCGAGGAGGCCTCAGAGGGCACCGACACCACTACTGAGAGCGGTGTTGATGTTGTCCTTAACAATCGTCTGCAAGAATGCTTTGCTTTTGGCGATAAGAAATCCTACACTCTCTACCTCAAGGATTACATGAAGAAGGTTCTGGCCAAATTGGAAGAGAATGCACCCGACCAGGTTGATGTATTCAAGACCAACATGAACAAAGCCATGAAGGACATTTTGGGCCGTTTTAAGGAGCTGCAATTCTTCACCGGCGAGTCGATGGACTGCGATGGTATGGTGGCTCTTGTGGAATACCGTGAGATCGATGGACAGAGTGTACCAGTTTTGATGTTCTTCAAGCATGGACTCGAGGAGGAGAAGCTTTAA
- the LOC6650088 gene encoding zinc transporter 7: MIPLTHKDRSNLSYRIQEKFNSWKRLIFSDRNSRNLFLFLLLNLSFAFVELFYGILTNSLGLISDSFHMFFDCTGLLAGLAASVITKWKANDKFSYGYVRAEVLAGFVNSLFLLFIAFFILSEGVERLIEPPEVKHERLFVVSVLGLLVNLVGIYAFNHGGHGHSHGGGGGGHGHSHGGGSAHGHSHNHNELNSNHHQSINLDNGHGHSHDSHGHSHGGDISGSNSQIMRGVFLHILADTLGSVGVIISAVLMQMFGWMIADPICSIFIALLIALSVLSLIKESILILMQRQPSSLDRALPQCYQKVTGLAGVYAVQEPHFWTLCSDAYVGAIKLEVSKNVDPKYVVTHTRMIFESIGIKQIYIQLDYV, translated from the exons ATGATTCCTCTAACACACAAGGATAGAAGCAATTTGAGCTATCGCATTCAAGAGAAATTCAACAGCTGGAAACGTTTGATATTCTCTGATCGAAATTCGCGCAAtttgtttctctttcttttgctCAATTTAAGTTTTGCCTTTGTGGAGCTCTTCTATGGCATTTTGACAAATAGTTTGG GTCTGATTTCGGACTCATTTCACATGTTCTTTGATTGCACTGGTCTTCTAGCCGGTTTGGCTGCTTCAGTGATAACAAAATGGAAAGCAAATGATAAATTCTCCTATGGCTATGTCCGTGCGGAAGTTTTAGCCGGATTTGTGAATAGTTTATTCCTGCTATTTATAGCATTCTTCATTCTATCCGAGGGCGTGGAGCGTCTGATAGAACCACCAGAAGTGAAGCATGAGAGATTGTTTGTCGTTTCGGTATTGGGTCTTTTGGTCAATCTAGTGGGCATTTATGCCTTCAATCACGGTGGCCATGGACACTCACATGGCGGCGGTGGCGGAGGACACGGCCATTCACATGGTGGTGGCAGTGCACACGGTCATTCCCATAATCACAATGAACTGAATAGCAATCATCATCAATCGATTAATCTAGATAATG gACATGGACATTCCCATGATTCGCATGGTCACTCCCATGGCGGTGATATATCCGGCAGCAATTCACAAATTATGCGTGGCGTCTTCCTGCACATTCTTGCCGATACTCTTGGATCTGTGGGCGTCATTATATCGGCAGTGCTTATGCAAATGTTTGGCTGGATGATAGCCGATCCGATTTGCTCCATTTTCATAGCATTGCTAATTGCCTTGAGTGTTTTGAGTTTAATCAAGGAGTCCATATTGATATTAATGCAACGGCAGCCGTCATCATTGGATCGAGCCTTACCGCAGTGTTATCAAAAGGTCACCGGACTTGCCGGTGTCTATGCCGTGCAAGAGCCACACTTTTGGACACTCTGCTCCGATGCCTATGTGGGTGCCATCAAATTGGAGGTGTCTAAAAATGTCGATCCCAAATACGTGGTTACGCATACGCGCATGATATTCGAGTCTATCGGAATCAAGCAGATCTATATACAGCTCGACTATGTCTGA
- the LOC6650089 gene encoding 40S ribosomal protein S25, translating to MPPKKDAKSSAKQPQKTQKKKEGSGGGKAKKKKWSKGKVRDKLNNQVLFDKATYEKLYKEVPAYKLITPSVVSERLKIRGSLAKRALIELREKGLIKQVVQHHSQVIYTRATKGDEA from the exons ATG CCGCCTAAGAAGGACGCAAAGTCGTCGGCTAAGCAGCCGCAAAAGACACAAAAGAAGAAGGAGGGCTCCGGCGGCGGCAAggccaagaagaagaagtggTCCAAGGGAAAGGTCCGTGATAAGCTGAACAATCAGGTTTTGTTCGATAAGGCCACCTATGAGAAATTGTACAAGGAAGTTCCTGCCTACAAGCTGATCACCCCCTCGGTTGTCTCTGAGCGTTTGAAGATCCGTGGATCTTTGGCCAAGCGTGCTCTTATCGAGCTGCGTGAGAAGG GTCTGATCAAGCAGGTCGTGCAACATCATTCCCAGGTCATCTACACACGTGCCACAAAGGGTGATGAAGCGTAA